A single window of Watersipora subatra chromosome 9, tzWatSuba1.1, whole genome shotgun sequence DNA harbors:
- the LOC137405031 gene encoding uncharacterized protein: protein MATIRAAVPKRVGFGILNLLEYQCRDEEHFNDNYKSLKVVGSGSFGEVYKVKSIETGNEYAIKCVEIGNPGENKGIYNMFCQVLQECDFPNLVGDHPNIIKAHPKLNWIVLPSRLDASDIVHVLEVGLDLPLDFLHRFAGTKVYMVFELYQSDLSALLEETQRAAQLDETQEAEQYGTQAVSVVNKDTCNKILCDILYGLCYLHNLGIAHNDFKPNNVLVHYNPMCRQIQDQLLVVIADMGFVQHIGSRPATSMRRLKKHVYDAPDRQTTTKVDIWAFGLVGFHLTYTAITKKGVQWHELKTIGHLAAKKNVSFLRDHLILKLRGQCPFFVESLVQCLHYSPESRPSAEILHHIVSQGESFKEVCAAAQALHKKLDQLCPAQHVEEMIFPHWYRNILLVAIQSPDGFTEETEFTEETKSALQACETGNVFPLAAAVEHFKYCPEKLSLLARALARVLLPNVDEVGDVTEK from the exons ATGGCGACGATCAGAGCAGCAGTGCCCAAGCGCGTAGGATTTGGGATTTTAAATCTATTGGAGTATCAGTGTAGAGATGAAGAGCACTtcaatgataattataaatcGCTGAAAGTTGTGGGATCAGGCTCATTTGGAGAGGTTTACAAGGTGAAATCTATTGAAACAGGAAATGAATATGCAATTAAATGTGTGGAGATAGGCAATCCTGGTGAAAATAAAGGCATATACAATATGTTTTGTCAAGTACTGCAAGAGTGTGACTTTCCAAACCTGGTCGGTGATCATCCTAATATCATAAAAGCTCATCCCAAGTTGAATTGGATTGTCCTACCTAGTCGTCTGGATGCCTCAGACATCGTCCACGTCCTCGAGGTTGGCCTGGATCTACCATTAGACTTCCTTCATAGATTTGCAG GTACCAAGGTCTACATGGTTTTTGAGTTGTATCAGAGTGACCTATCAGCTCTTTTGGAAGAGACACAAAGGGCAGCGCAATTGGATGAGACACAAGAGGCAGAGCAATATGGTACACAGGCCGTATCTGTTGTGAATAAAGACACCTGCAACAAGATACTTTGCGATATTCTGTATGGCCTGTGTTATCTGCATAACCTCGGAATTGCTCACAACGATTTTAAACCCAACAACGTTCTTGTACATTACAATCCAATGTGTAGGCAGATTCAAGATCAATTGCTGGTTGTTATAGCGGATATGGGTTTTGTGCAGCATATTGGCAGCCGACCCGCTACATCAATGCGTCGTTTGAAAAAACATGTATATGACGCTCCAGATAGGCAGACTACCACCAAGGTAGATATTTGGGCCTTTGGATTAGTCGGGTTTCATTTGACCTACACTGCTATTACAAAGAAAGGAGTACAGTGGCATGAACTGAAAACTATTGGTCACTTAGCAGCAAAGAAGAATGTCAGCTTTCTCCGAGATCATCTGATTTTGAAATTACGTGGTCAGTGCCCATTCTTTGTTGAGTCACTTGTTCAATGCCTTCATTATAGTCCTGAATCTCGTCCATCAGCAGAGATTTTGCATCACATTGTAAGCCAAGGAGAATCATTCAAAGAAGTTTGCGCTGCTGCTCAGGCACTTCATAAAAAACTTGATCAACTTTGTCCTGCACAGCATGTGGAGGAAATGATTTTTCCACACTGGTACCGGAATATCCTTCTAGTCGCTATTCAAAGCCCCGATGGGTTCACTGAGGAGACAGAGTTTACTGAGGAGACCAAGTCAGCATTGCAAGCTTGCGAAACTGGGAATGTTTTTCCCTTAGCAGCAGCTGTtgagcatttcaagtattgcccAGAGAAGTTGAGCTTGCTGGCTCGAGCACTGGCCAGAGTTTTGTTACCCAATGTGGATGAGGTTGGAGATGTCACTGAAAAGTAG